The proteins below are encoded in one region of Populus alba chromosome 2, ASM523922v2, whole genome shotgun sequence:
- the LOC118052723 gene encoding filament-like plant protein 4 → MDRRSWPWKKKSSDKTEKAAPAEDSGGSQGEKDSYKKPNYVQISVESYTHLTGLEDQVKTYGEQVETLEDQITDLNEKLSAAHSEMTTKENLVKQHAKVAEEAVSGWEKAEAEALALKNHLETVTLSKLTAEDRASHLDGALKECMRQIRNLKEEHEQKVQEVVLNKKKQLDKIKMDFEAKIANLDQELLRSAAENAALSRSLQERSNMLIKISEERSQAEADIELLKSNIESCEREINSLKYELHVSSKELEIRNEEKNMIMRSAEAANKQHTEGVKKIAKLEAECQRLRGLVRKKLPGPAALAQMKLEVESLGRDYGDSRLRRSPVKPPSPHSSPVPEFSLDNVQKFNKENEFLTERLFAVEEETKMLKEALAKRNSELQASRNLCAKTASKLQSLEAQFQINNHQKSSPKSITQVPAEGYSSQNISNPPSLTSVSEDGNDDTQSCADSWATTSVSEVSHLKKDNHSEKSNKAENTKHLELMDDFLEMEKLACLNADSATTISSSPNNKASETANTGALAEVSLQKEDALSEEKRDLDPLVNHVSCNKDSSATNSGFDADLSSFGKLQSRISLLLESVSKEVDVDKILEEIKQVVHGAETAASGGSREAHHSDATCDRLTCPEDAVIMGEKEITLLQESKAATHTMHTVSEELLAAISQIHDFVLLLGKEAMAVHDTSCDSIGLSQKIEEFSITFKKVLCSDRSLIDFMFDLSRVLALASGLRFNVLGYKCNEAEINSPDCIDKVALPENKVIQNDSSGETFQNGCANVSSPTSNPEVPDYGNLVPGFGSNTTSCKVSLEEFEELKSEKDTMAMDLARCTENLEMTKSQLRETEQLLAEVKSQLVSAQKSNSLAETQLKCMAESYRSLETRAQELETEVNLLRVKTETLESELQEEKTSHQDALTRCKELEEQLQTKESSSADGIDLKSKQEKEITAAAEKLAECQETIFLLGKQLKYLRPQTEIMGSPYSERSQSGDGIAKDEPTISGINLQDSDQAEMDTGASVNFLKAGSESPSDTYSHPCYPSDTESNLLRSPVGLKHPKHRPTKSTSSSSSSTPTPEKHPRGFSRFFSSKGKNGY, encoded by the exons ATGGATCGCCGGAGTTGGCCTTGGAAGAAAAAATCATCCGACAAGACTGAGAAAGCGGCTCCCGCAGAAGATTCCGGTGGATCACAGGGAGAGAAG GATAGCTATAAAAAACCCAACTACGTTCAAATTTCTGTGGAATCATACACCCACCTGACTGGTTTAGAGGATCAAGTGAAGACATATGGGGAACAGGTTGAAACACTAGAGGATCAGATCACGGACCTGAATGAAAAGCTGTCTGCAGCCCATTCAGAGATGACTACCAAGGAAAACCTGGTGAAACAACATGCTAAAGTTGCTGAAGAAGCTGTCTCGG GTTGGGAAAAGGCTGAGGCTGAAGCTTTGGCATTGAAAAATCATCTAGAAACAGTTACACTCTCAAAGCTCACTGCTGAAGATCGGGCATCACATTTGGATGGTGCTCTCAAAGAGTGCATGCGGCAGATACGAAATCTAAAAGAAGAACATGAACAGAAAGTGCAGGAAGTTGTTCTCAACAAGAAAAAGCAATTAGACAAAATTAAGATGGATTTTGAAGCAAAGATTGCTAACTTAGATCAAGAGCTCCTTAGGTCTGCTGCTGAAAATGCTGCACTTTCAAGGTCATTGCAAGAGCGTTCTAATATGCTAATCAAAATAAGTGAAGAAAGGTCGCAAGCTGAGGCTGACATCGAGCTTTTGAAGAGCAATATTGAGTCATGTGAAAGGGAAATAAATTCACTTAAATATGAACTCCATGTAAGTTCTAAAGAGTTGGAGATTCgtaatgaagaaaagaatatGATCATGAGATCTGCTGAAGCAGCTAACAAGCAGCATACAGAGGGTGTCAAAAAAATAGCTAAGCTGGAAGCAGAGTGCCAAAGATTACGCGGTCTTGTTCGGAAGAAATTGCCAGGTCCTGCTGCACTTGCCCAGATGAAGCTAGAGGTTGAGAGTTTGGGTCGGGATTATGGAGACTCTAGACTGAGGAGGTCTCCTGTTAAGCCTCCGAGTCCTCATTCGTCCCCAGTGCCTGAATTTTCACTGGACAATGTACAGAAATTCAACAAAGAGAACGAGTTTCTCACAGAGCGTTTATTTGCAGTGGAGGAGGAAACAAAGATGCtgaaagaagctttggcaaAGCGTAACAGTGAACTGCAGGCTTCTAGGAATCTGTGTGCTAAGACAGCAAGCAAGCTTCAAAGTTTAGAAGCTCAATTTCAAATCAACAATCATCAGAAAAGTTCCCCAAAATCTATCACTCAGGTTCCTGCTGAAGGTTACTCTAGTCAAAATATCAGTAACCCACCTAGCTTAACCTCTGTGTCTGAAGATGGAAATGATGATACCCAAAGTTGTGCTGACTCTTGGGCAACGACATCAGTCTCCGAGGTTTCCCATCTCAAGAAGGACAATCACAGTGAGAAGTCAAACAAGGCTGAAAATACAAAGCACCTTGAGCTTATGGATGACTTCTTGGAGATGGAGAAGCTGGCTTGTTTAAATGCAGATAGTGCCACTACCATTTCAAGTTCTCCAAACAATAAAGCTTCTGAAACTGCAAACACTGGTGCTTTGGCCGAGGTCTCCTTGCAAAAAGAAGATGCGCTGTCTGAAGAGAAGCGTGATTTGGATCCACTGGTGAATCACGTGTCTTGCAATAAGGATTCTTCAGCCACGAACTCAGGATTTGATGCTGATCTGTCGTCATTTGGGAAGCTCCAGTCTAGAATCTCTTTGTTACTTGAGTCTGTGTCGAAGGAGGTTGATGTGGATAaaattttggaagaaattaaGCAGGTTGTGCATGGTGCAGAAACCGCAGCCAGCGGTGGTTCCAGGGAAGCACACCATTCCGATGCAACGTGCGACAGGCTAACTTGTCCTGAAGATGCTGTTATAATGGGAGAGAAGGAAATCACATTGTTGCAAGAGAGCAAGGCAGCCACACACACTATGCACACGGTAAGCGAGGAATTGTTGGCTGCCATTTCTCAGATTCATGACTTCGTACTATTGCTGGGAAAAGAAGCAATGGCAGTTCATGACACTTCTTGCGATAGCATTGGTCTGAGCCAAAAAATTGAGGAGTTCTCAATTACATTCAAGAAAGTTTTATGCAGTGACAGAAGCCTGATTGATTTCATGTTTGACCTTTCTCGTGTATTAGCACTAGCCAGTGGGCTCCGATTCAATGTCCTAGGATATAAATGCAATGAGGCGGAAATCAATAGTCCTGATTGCATAGATAAGGTTGCTTTACCAGAGAACAAGGTCATTCAAAATGATTCATCGGGAGAAACATTTCAGAATGGTTGTGCCAACGTTTCCAGTCCTACCTCTAACCCGGAGGTGCCTGATTATGGAAATTTGGTACCTGGCTTTGGATCAAATACCACATCGTGCAAGGTCTCATTGGAAGAGTTTGAAGAATTGAAATCAGAGAAGGACACAATGGCCATGGATCTAGCTAGATGTACTGAAAATCTTGAAATGACAAAATCTCAATTACGTGAAACCGAGCAGCTTCTAGCTGAAGTTAAATCACAACTGGTTTCTGCACAAAAGTCTAACAGCTTGGCTGAGACACAGCTCAAATGCATGGCAGAGTCATATAGGTCGCTTGAAACACGTGCACAGGAATTAGAAACTGAGGTAAACCTTCTGCGGGTGAAAACAGAAACTTTGGAAAGTGAGCTTCAAGAAGAAAAGACGAGTCATCAGGATGCCTTGACCAGATGCAAAGAACTAGAAGAGCAACTGCAAAC gaAAGAGAGCTCGTCAGCGGATGGCATtgacctcaagagcaaacag GAGAAAGAAATAACAGCTGCCGCAGAAAAGCTAGCAGAGTGCCAGGAGACTATATTTCTTCTTGGCAAGCAGTTAAAATATCTGCGTCCTCAAACAGAGATCATGGGATCTCCTTACAGTGAGAGGAGTCAAAGTGGCGATGGGATTGCCAAAGACGAACCTACTATAAGTGGCATTAACTTGCAGGACTCTGATCAAGCTGAGATGGACACAGGTGCTTCTGTTAATTTCCTCAAAGCAGGCAGTGAATCTCCATCGGATACATACAGCCATCCATGCTATCCATCTGATACAGAGTCAAACCTCTTGAGATCACCGGTTGGCTTAAAGCATCCAAAACACAGGCCTACAAAATCAACatcctcatcttcatcttctacCCCCACGCCAGAGAAACACCCTCGAGGATTTAGCAGGTTCTTTTCCTCGAAAGGGAAGAATGGTTACTAG